aagaagtgcAACAAGATCCTAAAAGTTACAATTGTCGACATGGCATATGATTCAAACCAGTAAATCTCCAGGTGCGATATGTTTAGCTTTGTGAGATAAAGCAATCACTTCTTTGGACTCTGCACCCACTTCAAATATCATGGTGGAATGAATCTCAAGCCATAACTGGAAGATACCAATGAATCAATCTACAGACTAACCAATCATTTGGATGAGAAAATTGCCTCCAAATCTTTGTACAGCTCTTTCGACTTCGACTTGAAGTCAGATGATGATGTCAAGGAAGAGCTTCCGCTTCTTTTTCCAGTCCAAAATCGAGTCAATTGGTATGTGCTACTTGAAGGATCATTAGGTGGTCCTGCTGCTTCTCTACTGAAACTAGCTCTAGCAAGTTCTCTCAGTTGTAACGGCCATGATCTTTCGCTTGTACCCGAAGCTCTTTGGGCTCGACCTCTTGGAGACATTGTACTTCCACTGTCCCCTTCCTCTTGGCTGGATGCTAGTTGCTCGGTCAGTTGTGTCATCCAGCTTGGAGGTAGAACAAGTAGAATAATTCCACCAATAGCCCTCTTTAGCCCTGAAGAGAATGTTCCCCCAGTCAGTCTCAGTCGAACAACTTGTCGATACAATGCGTGCCATTCGTTGATCAGTTGTGGAGTGAGCATGATTATAAACATAGACAGCATAAACAGTCCTATTCTCTTCTCATTGACATCGGAAAGTTCCTTCTCGCGTAGAACTAGACAAGCCGCAAACAAACCGACTTCACTAGCAACTGAGATGATCTCTGTAAACTGCACTTTCTTTTTGATGAATGGTTTCTTCGAGGCGAGGAAAAGGAGCTGGAAAGAGGTGATGGACAAAATGATCAAAGTGGGTGTCCTTGAAGGCCTACTTGATGAGTATGCACCAGCTAGAATTCCGAGAGAGACGCGTTTAACCAATTCCACAACTGTGTAGTAAATTCTGAGGATGCCGAAGAGCTTCTCAATAAAGGGGGCTTCTGAATCTTCATTTTCATCTTCAGACACAATGATTTGGTCATCGCGTTTAGCTTCATCCCCCCTCCTGCCTGAAATTTGTGTTAGCATGTATTTTGGTGGTCCTCGGAGATCCTCAAACAATGGACCAAATTTCATTCGATTAATCGAGTCTTGTTTATTCTTCCATGACCATAGACCTCTTTTCCCAGGACCCAGGATTACGCGAATGAGCTCCTGATACCAATGGAACTCCTGTCCCTCTTGATGGACTTCTTTGTACTGGAGAAGCTTGCCCATTGCGATACCGAGTGACAGGAACAAAATCAGGGAGATAAGGATAGACGTGGAGATGCCCAAGAGTATTATTCCAACAACTAGGCTTGCGATTGTTCTCCCTGTTTCAATGAAAAGAAGAAAGTCCAATAAGAAGTTATTGTCGAAGAGTTTGATTCAGCCTAGTTGTGCAAGGTTCCAAAAACAACTCTTAGAGACACCACGACCCAATGATGGAATAACCAAACAAATCTTTGGGTAGCATCCAAGAGATCAAGAGATCTTTTATGTTTCAAATTGAGTATGTTTCCGACATGGGTAAGGATCGAAGGTGGGGTTTTGGGAGGAAAGAGGCAAGAtcagatttaaaatttaactagAAATGCTAAATAAAAGTTCAGTCGAATTGGTAATTATTGAAAGCATGTCTACTGAAGAAGATACATCTTGATACTGATCCAGTTTGGAGTTACCTCTGATTATTGAAGCAGATGCCTGGCATATGCATGGCAATGCAAGCAATATCAAGGATATTTCAAATCTTGGGAACACAAGGGCTCCGAACTCCTTTTGCTTTTCCGAGATCTTCCTCTTCAACTTTAAAATGCCAAGAATTGTGACATGGAGCAAGATCAACCCGCCACCTAGAACAGCTAACCAGAACATGTTTCTAGCAAAGTACTCCCATCTATGGAAACAAAGCAGGGTTAGGATTATATATTCATTTGAATTGATTGAAGATGTGTTCAAATGACTACTAGTAATAGCTGAGAATGGAGGATTCTGTTAGGAAACACAGCATTTCTCTCGTGATTGACCTACCTATCTGAGTTTCGTGAAATCATAATGAATTCAGCTTCAGGTTTCATGTTTTGATTCTGCATATTGCAAGTGAGAATCAATCCTCTGAGAATACAATGGTTGCtatattccaaaaataaaaatctaacctCAAGAAATGAGAAATATTCACCAGCAGTAAGTGGCTTCCCGGGTGTCAAAGGGTCCATCTCCGGTATCAGGGGTGACACTGATGGGGATCTAAAAGTTTCCAACATCCTTCTTTCCCGTACTCCGGAATAAGTTCCAAACGCAAATGTTGGGTCTTCAAAAAGTGAATTGGAGCCTGTTTCCCATGGAAGACTCATGTATGGTATACTCCACTCTATACCGATAGAAAATTCATAATACTCTATGGGCATGCCTATTACCAGCCATCTTGATAAGGCAAAGACCTGGATATGGCACAAAATTCTCTGTAGAAAGTGAAATATAGACAATCATCATCCTGTAAAATGTcaataacatatatatttcttcttttgcaAAACAGAAGACAGAGTGTCTACCGGGCAATTAATGAACAAAAAATGTTTATAAGCACTGAGAAGAAAAAGACTAATACAGCTCCCGAACAAAAGAACAATAAAGTAGCAAATGGAATATCATATTTGACCCGTGAATCTATCATGAAGATAGCCTATTTCTCACATTCTAATAGCAATTACCTCTTTTTATTATGTTTGCCAAAAGTGAGTTCCATGAGCAAGAGAGTGCTTCCCAAACTTATCAAGAAAATGTAAGAATAATATTGTATACATGTTAATTACTCTCCCAGGGAACAGAATGAGCTGATCGATTCACTTCATAAAAAAAGCTATTTGTTCATTAGAGTTTTAAGGCAATAAAACAGGTACTGATATGAGCACAAAAAGACGTAGAAAGTCAAGGATTGTAGTGTATGTAACTTAGTGTATTACATCAAAGAAAGCAAAAAGAAACTGAAAGCATGTAAATTTGTAGTTTCAGTGATTTTCAATACTGTACCATAAGATTTCTTGAGGGTTCAGAAACAAGATATGATTTCTGTCTAGAAATTGCCCCAGAAGATATCAAACTTGAAGTAGATACCGTAAGCAGTGATGCAAACATTGATGTCAATGCTACCGCAATTGTAGCAACTATGGAAACCAATGATGATATTGTGGGCATGGAATCTGCCATGTAAAGAAATTAagatactttaaaaaaaaatgtcatgCGATCACATTCATAGTTAAATGTTCAGCAAGGTAAGAATTGAAGTATGATATCAGAAAGGTACATAACTAAGAAATTGCttagaattttacttttgtaGCTTGTAAAACAAGAAGTAGGTGAGGTCAAACTTATTGGAGCTTCAATGAAATTAGTAACTTTACAAATATTAACCTTATATAGTTTTTACTGATATGCTATTACAGTCCACGTTCCTAATAGTGTCATGTCATTTGATATGAGTAATCATTATCAAATGATACAA
This genomic stretch from Zingiber officinale cultivar Zhangliang chromosome 7A, Zo_v1.1, whole genome shotgun sequence harbors:
- the LOC122002229 gene encoding uncharacterized protein LOC122002229; translated protein: MGWNRGALSLWLPPLLTWMAAASLLPEVLSQVSFLKAPPAFSPSPEAAFQFEAREGSDGGESCGSNCSFVCKLDNYTSSSCKSKKVSYSGLLDGNHMFEVCVSASRRVRCASYYWTVDTISPTAHLSAASSFTNALNMSVNVSFSEPCTGGGGFRCTPSYCSLLVYGAGYVIPSTLTVILPEQEYALVVAISADVQYGRLVLVMDRGFCKDVSGNTFKRTSNSSFIVHFDRRSVLMSLETGIPKKILQLKGEIRTAEATNIAKDLRVYLSFSEPVLNSSEELLGILHTSNGLLVPTNRSTHGNRRFGYIAQNIPSMAVITVLCDTSKIISRQGTPVSPSDPITFLYDDQRPSVKLSTTSNMRNRRHKIPVLIRFMKAVFEFNSSSLMISGGRVRSFHEITKSMYIIEIHAEDSIVSVEVPENTTVDIAGNKNLQSNILQVKHYSMPTISSLVSIVATIAVALTSMFASLLTVSTSSLISSGAISRQKSYLVSEPSRNLMRILCHIQVFALSRWLVIGMPIEYYEFSIGIEWSIPYMSLPWETGSNSLFEDPTFAFGTYSGVRERRMLETFRSPSVSPLIPEMDPLTPGKPLTAGEYFSFLENQNMKPEAEFIMISRNSDRWEYFARNMFWLAVLGGGLILLHVTILGILKLKRKISEKQKEFGALVFPRFEISLILLALPCICQASASIIRGRTIASLVVGIILLGISTSILISLILFLSLGIAMGKLLQYKEVHQEGQEFHWYQELIRVILGPGKRGLWSWKNKQDSINRMKFGPLFEDLRGPPKYMLTQISGRRGDEAKRDDQIIVSEDENEDSEAPFIEKLFGILRIYYTVVELVKRVSLGILAGAYSSSRPSRTPTLIILSITSFQLLFLASKKPFIKKKVQFTEIISVASEVGLFAACLVLREKELSDVNEKRIGLFMLSMFIIMLTPQLINEWHALYRQVVRLRLTGGTFSSGLKRAIGGIILLVLPPSWMTQLTEQLASSQEEGDSGSTMSPRGRAQRASGTSERSWPLQLRELARASFSREAAGPPNDPSSSTYQLTRFWTGKRSGSSSLTSSSDFKSKSKELYKDLEAIFSSK